A part of Escherichia marmotae genomic DNA contains:
- the tnpB gene encoding IS66 family insertion sequence element accessory protein TnpB (TnpB, as the term is used for proteins encoded by IS66 family insertion elements, is considered an accessory protein, since TnpC, encoded by a neighboring gene, is a DDE family transposase.), which yields MISLPAGSRIWLVAGITDMRNGFNGLASKVQNVLKDDPFSGHLFIFRGRRGDQIKVLWADSDGLCLFTKRLERGRFVWPVTRDGKVHLTPAQLSMLPEGINWKHPKRTERAGIRI from the coding sequence ATGATATCTCTCCCTGCCGGTTCGCGTATCTGGCTGGTTGCCGGTATCACCGACATGCGGAATGGCTTCAACGGCCTGGCATCAAAAGTTCAGAACGTCCTGAAGGATGACCCGTTCTCCGGACACCTGTTCATCTTCCGCGGACGCCGGGGTGACCAGATAAAAGTGTTGTGGGCTGACAGTGACGGACTGTGCCTCTTCACCAAACGCCTGGAGCGGGGCCGCTTCGTCTGGCCAGTCACCCGTGACGGCAAGGTGCACCTTACTCCGGCTCAGTTATCCATGCTTCCTGAAGGTATCAACTGGAAGCACCCGAAACGAACGGAACGCGCTGGAATCCGCATATAA
- a CDS encoding type IV secretion protein Rhs translates to MTPNGEMYYPDAVYSSDFSSQAMPGDRETVAGASHLFIHEMMHVWQYQKGYSVKLRGLFSWAANYHYDLNLQSIASYSMEQQASIVADYWLLINYGLVADLANVNYVGDTTESVNTLSEKYKKVLNLFPAGVM, encoded by the coding sequence ATGACCCCAAACGGGGAAATGTATTATCCTGATGCTGTTTATAGTTCAGATTTTTCATCGCAAGCAATGCCTGGCGATCGTGAAACAGTAGCTGGTGCTTCTCACTTGTTTATTCATGAAATGATGCATGTTTGGCAATATCAGAAAGGGTATTCAGTTAAGTTGCGTGGTTTGTTTTCCTGGGCGGCAAATTATCATTACGATCTTAATTTACAGTCAATTGCTTCTTATTCAATGGAACAACAAGCATCTATAGTTGCTGATTATTGGCTATTGATTAACTATGGATTGGTAGCTGATTTGGCAAATGTTAACTATGTAGGAGATACAACTGAATCAGTGAATACTCTATCGGAAAAATACAAAAAGGTGCTTAATTTATTTCCTGCGGGCGTCATGTGA
- a CDS encoding GGDEF domain-containing protein, giving the protein MSISLPWFALINIGFSSMILLRSILFNEDMTSWFNEENLVHTIDISSFGILLISGLLLVTPRKNVLYIQRLLFVLSLLWSWCCFYFIAHWTLPFAYPLCVLLMLSAIVALYFHTPSLLAFIIPLWFTIPLASLMLNHHLNIHFVVIWCLFSLALYGGRFILLRWFEEAWQQNRYNNLLINRLDALAHRDPLTGVANRRALDSILGDAVEQEASFALIILDVDFFKRYNDTYEHPAGDRCLIQVADVLQRAIRQPEDMVARYGGEEFAIILFNTCLQEAEKIAARIKQELKLAAIAHQASSVSAFVTVSQGITCSAPAKTTEQIVADADAALYRAKESGRNRWAL; this is encoded by the coding sequence ATGTCGATTAGCCTGCCGTGGTTTGCCTTGATTAACATCGGTTTTTCATCGATGATTTTGCTGCGAAGCATTTTATTCAATGAGGATATGACTTCATGGTTTAATGAGGAAAACCTTGTACATACTATTGATATTTCATCATTTGGCATTCTGCTGATCAGTGGCCTTTTATTGGTCACCCCCCGCAAAAACGTACTGTATATTCAGCGGTTATTGTTCGTTCTAAGCCTGTTATGGTCATGGTGTTGCTTTTATTTTATTGCACACTGGACGCTACCTTTTGCTTATCCGCTATGTGTATTATTAATGCTTAGCGCCATTGTTGCATTGTATTTTCATACTCCATCACTACTCGCATTTATCATTCCATTATGGTTTACCATTCCGTTAGCCAGTCTTATGCTCAATCATCATTTAAATATTCATTTCGTTGTTATCTGGTGCCTTTTTTCTCTCGCTCTCTATGGTGGACGTTTTATTTTATTACGTTGGTTTGAAGAAGCATGGCAACAAAACAGATACAACAACCTGCTAATTAATCGCCTCGACGCATTGGCTCATCGCGATCCCTTAACGGGAGTGGCAAACCGACGGGCGCTGGATAGTATTTTAGGTGATGCTGTAGAACAAGAGGCCTCATTTGCCCTAATTATTCTGGATGTCGATTTTTTTAAACGCTACAACGACACTTACGAACACCCGGCGGGCGATCGTTGTTTGATACAAGTTGCCGATGTACTGCAACGCGCAATTCGCCAGCCCGAAGATATGGTCGCTCGTTATGGTGGCGAAGAGTTTGCCATTATTCTTTTTAATACCTGCTTGCAGGAAGCCGAAAAGATAGCAGCCAGAATTAAGCAAGAACTTAAACTGGCAGCGATTGCCCATCAGGCATCTTCTGTAAGTGCGTTTGTTACGGTTAGCCAGGGGATCACCTGCTCTGCTCCCGCCAAAACGACTGAGCAAATAGTTGCAGATGCCGATGCTGCGCTGTACCGGGCGAAAGAAAGCGGGCGGAACCGGTGGGCTTTGTAA
- a CDS encoding IS66-like element ISCro1 family transposase: protein MDTSLAHENARLRALLQTQQDTIRQMAEYNRLLSQRVAAYASEINRLKALVAKLQRMQFGKSSEKLRAKTERQIQEAQERISALQEEMAETLGEQYDPVLPSALRQSSARKPLPASLPRETRVIRPEEECCPACGGELSSLGCDVSEQLELISSAFKVIETQRPKLACCRCDHIVQAPVPSKPIARSYAGAGLLAHVVTGKYADHLPLYRQSEIYRRQGVELSRATLGRWTGAVAELLEPLYDVLRQYVLMPGKVHADDIPVPVQEPGSGKTRTARLWVYVRDDRNAGSQMPPAVWFAYSPDRKGIHPQNHLAGYSGVLQADAYGGYRVLYESGRITEAACMAHARRKIHDVHARAPTDITTEALQRIGELYAIEAEVRGCSAEQRLAARKARAAPLMQSLYDWIQQQMKTLSRHSDTAKAFAYLLKQWDALNVYCSNGWVEIDNNIAENALRGVAVGRKNWMFAGSDSGGEHAAVLYSLIGTCRLNNVEPEKWLRYVIEHIQDWPANRVRDLLPWKVDLSSQ from the coding sequence ATGGACACCTCACTTGCTCATGAGAACGCCCGCCTGCGGGCACTGTTGCAGACGCAACAGGACACCATCCGCCAGATGGCTGAATACAACCGCCTGCTCTCACAGCGGGTGGCGGCTTATGCTTCCGAAATCAACCGGCTGAAGGCGCTGGTTGCGAAACTGCAACGTATGCAGTTCGGTAAAAGCTCAGAAAAACTTCGTGCAAAAACCGAACGGCAGATACAGGAAGCTCAGGAGCGAATCAGCGCACTTCAGGAAGAAATGGCGGAAACGCTGGGTGAGCAATATGACCCGGTACTGCCATCCGCCCTGCGCCAGTCTTCAGCCCGTAAACCGTTACCGGCCTCACTTCCCCGTGAAACCCGGGTTATCCGGCCGGAAGAGGAATGCTGTCCTGCCTGTGGTGGTGAACTCAGTTCTCTGGGATGTGATGTGTCAGAGCAACTGGAGCTTATCAGCAGCGCCTTTAAGGTTATCGAAACACAACGTCCGAAACTGGCCTGTTGCCGGTGCGACCATATCGTGCAGGCACCAGTACCTTCAAAACCCATTGCACGCAGTTATGCCGGAGCGGGGCTTCTGGCCCATGTTGTCACCGGGAAATATGCAGACCATCTGCCGTTATACCGCCAGTCAGAAATATACCGTCGTCAGGGAGTGGAGCTGAGCCGTGCCACACTGGGGCGCTGGACCGGTGCCGTTGCTGAACTGCTGGAGCCGCTGTATGACGTCCTGCGCCAGTATGTGCTGATGCCCGGTAAAGTCCATGCCGATGATATCCCCGTCCCGGTCCAGGAGCCGGGCAGCGGTAAAACCCGGACAGCCCGGCTGTGGGTCTACGTCCGTGATGACCGCAACGCCGGTTCACAGATGCCCCCGGCGGTCTGGTTCGCGTACAGTCCGGACCGGAAAGGTATCCATCCACAAAATCACCTGGCCGGTTACAGCGGTGTGCTTCAGGCCGATGCTTACGGTGGTTACCGGGTGTTATACGAATCCGGCAGAATAACGGAAGCCGCGTGTATGGCTCATGCCCGGAGAAAAATCCACGATGTGCATGCAAGAGCGCCCACCGACATCACCACGGAAGCCCTGCAGCGTATCGGTGAACTGTATGCTATCGAGGCAGAGGTCCGGGGCTGTTCAGCAGAACAGCGTCTGGCGGCAAGAAAAGCCAGAGCCGCGCCACTGATGCAGTCACTGTATGACTGGATACAGCAACAGATGAAAACACTGTCGCGTCACTCAGATACGGCAAAAGCGTTCGCATACCTGCTGAAACAGTGGGATGCCCTGAACGTGTACTGCAGTAATGGCTGGGTGGAAATCGACAACAACATCGCAGAGAACGCCTTACGGGGAGTGGCCGTAGGCCGGAAAAACTGGATGTTCGCGGGTTCCGACAGCGGTGGTGAACATGCGGCGGTGTTGTACTCGCTGATCGGCACATGCCGTCTGAACAATGTGGAGCCAGAAAAGTGGCTGCGTTACGTCATTGAACATATCCAGGACTGGCCGGCAAACCGGGTACGCGATCTGTTGCCCTGGAAAGTTGATCTGAGCTCTCAGTAA
- a CDS encoding IS4-like element IS4 family transposase — protein MLIGQALDLVSRYDSLRNPLTSLGDYLDPELISRCLAESGTVTLRKRRLPLEMMVWCIVGMALERKEPLHQIVNRLDIMLPGNRPFVAPSAVIQARQRLGSEAVRRVFTKTAQLWHNTTPHPHWCGLTLLAIDGVFWRTPDTPENDAAFPRQTHAGNPALYPQVKMVCQMELTSHLLTAAAFGTMKNSENELAEQLIEQTGDNTLTLMDKGYYSLGLLNAWSQAGEHRHWMIPLRKGAQYEEIRKLGKGDHLVKLKTSPQARKKWPGLGNEVTARLLTVTRKGKVCHLLTSMTDAMRFPGGEMADLYSHRWEIELGYREIKQTMQLSRLTLRSKKPELVEQELWGVLLAYNLVRYQMIKMAEHLKGYWPNQLSFSESCGMVMRMLMTLQGASPGRIPELMRDLASMGQLVKLPTRRERAFPRVVKERPWKYPTAPKKSQSVA, from the coding sequence ATGCTCATTGGACAGGCCCTTGATTTGGTATCCCGTTACGATTCTCTGCGTAACCCACTGACTTCTCTGGGGGATTACCTCGACCCCGAACTCATCTCTCGTTGCCTTGCCGAATCAGGTACTGTAACGCTACGCAAGCGCCGTCTTCCCCTCGAAATGATGGTCTGGTGTATTGTTGGCATGGCGCTTGAGCGTAAAGAACCTCTTCACCAGATTGTGAATCGCCTGGACATCATGCTACCGGGCAATCGCCCCTTCGTTGCCCCCAGTGCCGTTATTCAGGCCCGCCAGCGTCTGGGAAGTGAGGCTGTCCGCCGCGTGTTCACGAAAACAGCGCAGCTCTGGCATAACACCACGCCGCATCCGCACTGGTGCGGCCTGACCCTGCTGGCCATCGATGGTGTGTTCTGGCGCACACCGGATACACCAGAGAACGATGCAGCCTTCCCCCGCCAGACACATGCCGGGAACCCGGCGCTCTACCCGCAGGTCAAAATGGTCTGCCAGATGGAACTGACCAGCCATCTGCTGACGGCTGCAGCCTTCGGCACGATGAAGAACAGCGAAAATGAGCTTGCTGAGCAACTTATAGAACAAACCGGCGATAACACCCTGACGTTAATGGATAAAGGTTATTACTCACTGGGACTGTTAAATGCCTGGAGCCAGGCGGGAGAACACCGCCACTGGATGATCCCTCTCAGAAAGGGAGCGCAATATGAAGAGATCAGAAAACTGGGTAAAGGCGATCATCTGGTGAAGCTGAAAACCAGCCCGCAGGCACGAAAAAAGTGGCCGGGGCTGGGAAATGAGGTGACAGCCCGCCTGCTGACCGTGACGCGCAAAGGAAAAGTCTGCCATCTGCTGACGTCGATGACGGACGCCATGCGCTTCCCCGGAGGAGAAATGGCGGATCTGTACAGTCATCGCTGGGAAATCGAACTGGGATACAGGGAGATAAAACAGACGATGCAACTGAGCAGGCTGACGCTGAGAAGTAAAAAGCCGGAGCTTGTGGAGCAAGAGCTGTGGGGTGTCTTACTGGCTTATAATCTGGTGAGATATCAGATGATTAAAATGGCAGAACATCTGAAAGGTTACTGGCCGAATCAACTGAGTTTCTCAGAATCATGCGGAATGGTGATGAGAATGCTGATGACATTGCAGGGCGCTTCACCGGGACGTATACCGGAGCTGATGCGCGATCTTGCAAGTATGGGACAACTTGTGAAATTACCGACAAGAAGGGAAAGAGCCTTCCCGAGAGTGGTAAAGGAGAGGCCCTGGAAATACCCCACAGCCCCGAAAAAGAGCCAGTCAGTTGCTTAA
- a CDS encoding IS4-like element IS4 family transposase: MHIGQALDLVSRYDSLRNPLTSLGDYLDPELISRCLAESGTVTLRKRRLPLEMMVWCIVGMALERKEPLHQIVNRLDIMLPGNRPFVAPSAVIQARQRLGSEAVRRVFTKTAQLWHNATPHPHWCGLTLLAIDGVFWRTPDTPENDAAFPRQTHAGNPALYPQVKMVCQMELTSHLLTAAAFGTMKNSENELAEQLIEQTGDNTLTLMDKGYYSLGLLNAWSQAGEHRHWMIPLRKGAQYEEIRKLGKGDHLVKLKTSPQARKKWPGLGNEVTARLLTVTRKGKVCHLLTSMTDAMRFPGGEMADLYSHRWEIELGYREIKQTMQLSRLTLRSKKPELVEQELWGVLLAYNLVRYQMIKMAEHLKGYWPNQLSFSESCGMVMRMLMTLQGASPGRIPELMRDLASMGQLVKLPTRRERAFPRVVKERPWKYPTAPKKSQSVA; encoded by the coding sequence ATGCACATTGGACAGGCCCTTGATCTGGTATCCCGTTACGATTCTCTGCGTAACCCACTGACTTCTCTGGGGGATTACCTCGACCCCGAACTCATCTCTCGTTGCCTTGCCGAATCAGGTACTGTAACGCTACGCAAGCGCCGTCTTCCCCTCGAAATGATGGTCTGGTGTATTGTTGGCATGGCGCTTGAGCGTAAAGAACCTCTTCACCAGATTGTGAATCGCCTGGACATCATGCTACCGGGCAATCGCCCCTTCGTTGCCCCCAGTGCCGTTATTCAGGCCCGCCAGCGCCTGGGAAGTGAGGCTGTCCGCCGCGTGTTCACGAAAACAGCGCAGCTCTGGCATAACGCCACGCCGCATCCGCACTGGTGCGGCCTGACCCTGCTGGCCATCGATGGTGTGTTCTGGCGCACACCGGATACACCAGAGAACGATGCAGCCTTCCCCCGCCAGACACATGCCGGGAACCCGGCGCTCTACCCGCAGGTCAAAATGGTCTGCCAGATGGAACTGACCAGCCATCTGCTGACGGCTGCAGCCTTCGGCACGATGAAGAACAGCGAAAATGAGCTTGCTGAGCAACTTATAGAACAAACCGGCGATAACACCCTGACGTTAATGGATAAAGGTTATTACTCACTGGGACTGTTAAATGCCTGGAGCCAGGCGGGAGAACACCGCCACTGGATGATCCCTCTCAGAAAGGGAGCGCAATATGAAGAGATCAGAAAACTGGGTAAAGGCGATCATCTGGTGAAGCTGAAAACCAGCCCGCAGGCACGAAAAAAGTGGCCGGGGCTGGGAAATGAGGTGACAGCCCGCCTGCTGACCGTGACGCGCAAAGGAAAAGTCTGCCATCTGCTGACGTCGATGACGGACGCCATGCGCTTCCCCGGAGGAGAAATGGCGGATCTGTACAGTCATCGCTGGGAAATCGAACTGGGATACAGGGAGATAAAACAGACGATGCAACTGAGCAGGCTGACGCTGAGAAGTAAAAAGCCGGAGCTTGTGGAGCAAGAGCTGTGGGGTGTCTTACTGGCTTATAATCTGGTGAGATATCAGATGATTAAAATGGCAGAACATCTGAAAGGTTACTGGCCGAATCAACTGAGTTTCTCAGAATCATGCGGAATGGTGATGAGAATGCTGATGACATTGCAGGGCGCTTCACCGGGACGTATACCGGAGCTGATGCGCGATCTTGCAAGTATGGGACAACTTGTGAAATTACCGACAAGAAGGGAAAGGGCCTTCCCGAGAGTGGTAAAGGAGAGGCCCTGGAAATACCCCACAGCCCCGAAAAAGAGCCAGTCAGTTGCTTAA
- the ansP gene encoding L-asparagine permease, producing MSKHDTDTSDQHAAKRRWLNAHEEGYHKAMGNRQVQMIAIGGAIGTGLFLGAGARLQMAGPALALVYLICGLFSFFILRALGELVLHRPSSGSFVSYAREFLGEKAAYVAGWMYFINWAMTGIVDITAVALYMHYWGAFGDIPQWVFALGALTIVGTMNMIGVKWFAEMEFWFALIKVLAIVTFLVVGTVFLGSGQPLDGNTTGFHLITDNGGIFPHGLLPALVLIQGVVFAFASIEMVGTAAGECKDPQTMVPKAINSVIWRIGLFYVGSVLLLVMLLPWSAYQAGQSPFVTFFSKLGVPYIGSIMNIVVLTAALSSLNSGLYCTGRILRSMAMGGSAPSFMAKMSRQHVPYAGILATLVVYVVGVFLNYLVPSRVFEIVLNFASLGIIASWAFIIVCQMRLRKAIKEGKAQEVSFKLPGAPFTSWLTLLFLLCVLVLMAFDYPNGTYTIAALPVIGILLVVGWFGVRKRVAEVHSTAPVIEEDEEKQEIVFKPETAS from the coding sequence ATGAGTAAACACGACACAGATACTTCAGATCAACACGCAGCGAAACGCCGCTGGCTTAATGCCCACGAAGAGGGCTATCACAAAGCGATGGGTAATCGCCAGGTGCAGATGATCGCCATTGGTGGCGCGATTGGTACTGGTTTGTTTTTAGGCGCAGGTGCCCGACTACAAATGGCGGGACCAGCACTGGCACTGGTTTATTTAATCTGCGGCTTGTTTTCGTTTTTTATTTTGCGTGCGTTGGGTGAGTTGGTATTACATCGCCCTTCCAGTGGCAGTTTTGTCTCATATGCCCGTGAGTTTTTGGGTGAGAAAGCCGCTTATGTTGCTGGCTGGATGTACTTCATCAACTGGGCAATGACCGGGATTGTCGATATTACTGCAGTTGCACTGTATATGCATTACTGGGGCGCGTTTGGCGATATTCCACAATGGGTATTTGCGCTCGGGGCATTAACCATCGTCGGCACCATGAATATGATAGGTGTAAAATGGTTTGCAGAGATGGAGTTCTGGTTTGCGCTGATTAAAGTTCTCGCCATTGTTACCTTTCTGGTCGTGGGTACAGTGTTCCTCGGTAGCGGTCAGCCACTGGATGGCAACACCACAGGATTTCATTTAATTACCGATAATGGCGGTATCTTCCCCCACGGTTTATTGCCTGCACTGGTGTTGATTCAGGGCGTAGTATTTGCTTTCGCTTCCATTGAGATGGTGGGAACTGCCGCCGGAGAATGTAAAGATCCGCAGACCATGGTGCCTAAAGCCATTAACAGCGTGATTTGGCGTATTGGTCTGTTTTATGTCGGTTCCGTGTTGTTGCTGGTGATGTTATTGCCGTGGAGCGCGTATCAGGCGGGGCAAAGTCCGTTTGTGACGTTCTTCTCTAAACTTGGCGTGCCGTACATCGGCAGCATTATGAATATCGTGGTGCTGACCGCCGCACTCTCCAGCCTGAACTCTGGCCTGTACTGCACCGGACGTATTTTACGCTCAATGGCAATGGGCGGTTCTGCACCAAGTTTTATGGCGAAAATGAGTCGCCAGCATGTTCCGTATGCCGGGATTCTGGCGACGCTGGTCGTGTATGTTGTCGGCGTATTCCTCAATTATCTGGTGCCGTCGCGCGTTTTTGAGATTGTGTTGAACTTTGCGTCGCTGGGAATTATCGCTTCGTGGGCGTTTATCATTGTTTGCCAGATGCGCCTGCGTAAAGCGATTAAAGAAGGTAAAGCGCAGGAAGTCAGTTTTAAACTCCCCGGCGCGCCCTTCACTTCCTGGCTGACTTTACTGTTTTTACTGTGCGTCCTGGTGCTGATGGCGTTCGATTATCCGAACGGGACTTATACCATCGCGGCACTGCCGGTTATCGGTATTCTGCTGGTTGTGGGTTGGTTTGGTGTGCGTAAACGCGTTGCCGAAGTTCACAGCACTGCGCCAGTCATCGAGGAAGATGAAGAAAAACAGGAAATTGTGTTTAAGCCTGAAACGGCGAGTTAA
- a CDS encoding Ail/Lom family outer membrane beta-barrel protein, translating into MRKLYAAILSAAICLAVSGAPAWASEHQSTLSTGYLHALTNVPGSDDLNGINVKYRYEFTDTLGLVTSFSYAGDKNRQLTRYSDTRWHEDSVRNRWFSVMAGPSVRVNEWFSAYAMAGMAYSRVSTFSGDYLRVTGNKGKTHDVLTGSDDGRHSNTSLAWGAGVQFNPTESVAIDIAYEGSGSGDWRTDGFIVGVGYKF; encoded by the coding sequence ATGCGTAAACTTTATGCCGCCATTTTGTCCGCAGCCATTTGTCTGGCCGTATCCGGTGCGCCTGCATGGGCATCTGAACATCAGTCCACGCTGAGCACGGGGTATCTTCATGCCTTGACGAACGTTCCCGGCAGCGATGATCTTAACGGGATTAACGTGAAATACCGTTATGAGTTTACGGACACACTGGGGCTAGTGACGTCATTCAGCTATGCAGGAGACAAGAATCGCCAGCTTACCCGTTACAGCGATACCCGCTGGCATGAAGATTCAGTGCGTAACCGCTGGTTCAGCGTGATGGCGGGGCCGTCTGTGCGCGTGAATGAATGGTTCAGCGCGTATGCGATGGCGGGTATGGCTTACAGCCGTGTGTCGACTTTCTCCGGGGATTATCTCCGCGTAACTGGCAACAAGGGGAAAACGCACGATGTGCTGACCGGAAGTGATGACGGTCGCCACAGCAACACGTCTCTGGCGTGGGGAGCTGGCGTGCAGTTTAACCCGACCGAATCCGTGGCCATTGATATTGCTTATGAAGGCTCCGGCAGTGGCGACTGGCGCACTGACGGTTTCATCGTGGGTGTCGGTTATAAGTTCTGA
- the yncE gene encoding 7-bladed beta-propeller protein YncE encodes MHLRHLFSSRLRGSLLLGSLLVASSFSTQAAEEMLRKAVGKGAYEMAYSQQENALWLATSQSRKLDKGGVVYRLDPVTLEVTQVIHNDLKPFGATINNATQTLWFGNTVNSAVTAIDAKTGEVKGRLVLDDRKRTEEVRPLQPRELVADDATNTVYISGIGKESVVWVIDGENIKLKTAIQNTGKMSTGLALDSKGKRLYTTNADGELITIDTTDNKILSRKKLLDDGKEHFFINISLDTANQRAFITDSKAAEVLVVDTREGNILAKVAAPESLAVLFNPARNEAYVTHRQAGKVSVIDAKTYKVVKTFDTPTHPNSLALSADGKTLYVSVKQKSTKQQEATQPDDVIRIAL; translated from the coding sequence ATGCATTTACGTCATCTGTTCTCATCGCGTCTGCGTGGTTCATTACTGTTAGGTTCATTGCTCGTTGCTTCATCGTTCAGCACGCAGGCAGCGGAAGAAATGCTGCGTAAAGCGGTAGGTAAAGGCGCTTACGAAATGGCTTATAGCCAGCAGGAAAATGCGCTGTGGCTCGCTACATCGCAAAGCCGCAAACTGGATAAAGGCGGGGTGGTTTATCGTCTCGATCCGGTCACTCTGGAAGTGACTCAGGTGATTCATAATGATCTCAAACCGTTTGGCGCCACCATTAACAATGCCACCCAGACGTTGTGGTTTGGTAACACCGTAAACAGCGCGGTCACGGCGATCGATGCCAAAACGGGCGAAGTGAAAGGGCGTCTGGTGCTGGATGATCGTAAGCGCACGGAAGAGGTGCGCCCGCTGCAGCCGCGTGAACTGGTAGCAGATGATGCCACGAATACCGTTTACATCAGCGGTATTGGGAAGGAGAGCGTGGTCTGGGTGATTGACGGTGAGAATATCAAACTGAAAACTGCCATCCAGAACACCGGTAAAATGAGCACTGGCCTGGCGTTGGATAGCAAAGGCAAACGTCTCTATACCACCAACGCTGACGGTGAATTGATTACTATCGACACCACCGACAACAAAATTTTGAGCCGTAAAAAGTTGCTGGATGATGGCAAAGAGCACTTCTTTATCAACATTAGTCTCGATACCGCCAACCAGCGTGCGTTTATCACCGACTCCAAAGCTGCGGAAGTGCTGGTGGTTGATACTCGTGAAGGCAATATTCTGGCGAAGGTAGCGGCACCGGAATCACTGGCTGTGCTGTTTAACCCGGCGCGTAATGAAGCCTATGTGACACATCGTCAGGCAGGTAAAGTCAGTGTGATTGACGCGAAAACCTACAAGGTAGTGAAAACGTTCGATACGCCGACCCATCCGAACAGCCTGGCGCTGTCTGCCGATGGCAAAACGCTGTATGTCAGTGTTAAACAAAAATCCACTAAACAGCAGGAAGCTACCCAGCCGGACGATGTGATTCGTATTGCGCTGTAA
- a CDS encoding IS256-like element IS1414 family transposase, which produces MDEKQLQALANELAKNLKTPEDLSQFDRLLKKLSVEAALNAEMTHHPGYEKNQSRPGANSRNGFSTKTVITGDGPLELRTPRDRDGTFEPQLVKKNQTRITGMDNQILSLYAKGMTTREIAAAFKELYDADVSPALISKVTDAVMEQVVEWQNRPLDAVYPIVYLDCIVLKVRQDSRVINKSVFLALGINIEGQKELLGMWLAENEGAKFWLNVLTELKNRGLNDILIACVDGLKGFPDAINTVYPKARIQLCIVHMVRNSLRFVSWKDYKAVTRDLKAIYQAPTEEAGQQALEAFAAAWDCRYPQISRSWQANWPNLATFFAYPTDIRKVIYTTNAIESLNSVIRHALKKRKVFPTDDSVKKVVWLAIQSASQKWTMPLKDWRMAMSRFIIEFGDRLDGHF; this is translated from the coding sequence ATGGACGAAAAACAGTTACAGGCTCTGGCTAACGAACTGGCCAAAAACCTCAAAACCCCTGAAGACCTCAGTCAGTTTGATCGGCTGCTGAAAAAGCTCAGCGTTGAAGCCGCTCTCAATGCAGAGATGACACACCATCCTGGGTATGAGAAAAATCAGTCCAGACCAGGAGCTAACTCCCGCAACGGTTTTTCCACAAAGACCGTTATCACAGGCGACGGTCCACTGGAACTGCGTACTCCGCGCGATCGTGACGGTACCTTCGAACCACAACTGGTAAAGAAAAATCAGACCCGTATTACCGGGATGGATAACCAGATCCTCTCGTTGTATGCCAAAGGGATGACCACCCGTGAGATAGCTGCTGCGTTCAAAGAACTGTATGACGCAGATGTTTCACCGGCACTGATATCAAAGGTTACCGATGCCGTGATGGAGCAGGTTGTAGAATGGCAAAACCGACCACTGGATGCTGTTTACCCCATTGTTTATCTTGACTGTATCGTCCTGAAAGTTCGGCAGGACAGTCGCGTCATCAACAAATCGGTGTTCCTGGCACTGGGCATCAATATCGAAGGTCAGAAAGAACTGCTGGGTATGTGGCTGGCCGAAAATGAAGGGGCGAAGTTCTGGCTCAATGTGCTGACTGAACTGAAAAACCGCGGTCTGAACGATATCCTCATCGCCTGTGTGGATGGCCTGAAAGGCTTCCCGGATGCCATCAACACAGTATATCCGAAGGCCCGCATCCAGTTATGCATCGTGCATATGGTGCGCAACAGCCTGCGCTTCGTGTCATGGAAGGACTACAAAGCCGTCACTCGCGACCTGAAAGCGATTTATCAGGCTCCCACGGAAGAGGCAGGCCAGCAGGCACTGGAAGCGTTCGCTGCGGCCTGGGACTGTCGCTATCCTCAGATAAGCCGAAGCTGGCAGGCTAACTGGCCGAATCTTGCCACGTTCTTCGCTTATCCAACGGACATCCGCAAAGTGATCTATACGACGAATGCCATCGAGTCGCTAAACAGCGTGATCCGCCATGCGCTCAAAAAGCGTAAAGTGTTCCCGACAGACGACTCGGTGAAAAAAGTGGTGTGGCTGGCAATCCAGTCTGCGTCCCAGAAATGGACGATGCCGTTGAAGGACTGGCGAATGGCAATGAGCCGCTTTATTATCGAGTTCGGTGACCGCCTGGACGGTCACTTCTGA